From a region of the Mytilus galloprovincialis chromosome 3, xbMytGall1.hap1.1, whole genome shotgun sequence genome:
- the LOC143068799 gene encoding uncharacterized protein LOC143068799 — protein MKPVMKRTELPPPTCYIKTLLIKKVEDGFSAMKEMLSDSLAILEKQDSLTMESYVLSRMVYKMNSQWRREKSMQGLKRIKTCLNRYKDLKLFEYVAELKDHFDGCDLYLGEVYLPAQQMIVYLLRQMMCLARLMTQMCNYCKYTYVYISQNISIGNFIPQNMVFLSMVSRIWALGKSLGLHSARWYEGIYKCLDVFPQTQVQTGTVDLPSTLSSFLTMEEFQTDSPEDNISPSPADLSIDPDEDMEAQPEALWEEDTTRKDIFETSKPEIVVSNKLLERKSNVINDLELSDSEDLGDVVVRQAPKSHTLNKDSKDNRTADDENKEDLGLLVSREELACNNCDKIDKKNLKQEIVNCKSFKKLKDILKQFDDLDENASHLKMCKNKLKELKEEYLLLKRNGFIDNQFIEQAKEELLKMIELFQEDKILKDAHNEPFIKDDNVDIAEQVIKKLSNTETVTKSEHRDFSIEEIFKKPYKNLLKLVEDQGIDTSSRKRQTKVKKCSVNVKIIKKQYMEESKKKKKKQFIKLAEEEVIELLNSFS, from the exons ATGGATTTTCTGCTATGAAAGAGATGTTGTCAGACAGTTTAGCTATTTTAGAGAAGCAGGACTCTCTTACAATGGAGAGTTATGTTTTGTCTAGAATGGTATATAAAATGAACAGTCAGTGGAGAAGGGAAAAATCTATGCAAGGACTGAAAAGA attaAGACTTGTTTGAACAGATACAAAGACTTGAAGTTATTTGAATATGTTGCAGAACTTAAAGACCATTTTGATGG GTGTGATTTGTACCTTGGAGAAGTATATCTACCAGCACAACAGATGATAGTTTATTTATTGCGACAAATGATGTGCTTGGCCAGACTGATGACACAAATGTGCAATTACTGCAAGTACACATATGT ATATATAAGTCAGAATATATCCATTGGAAACTTTATACCACAGAACATGGTTTTCTTGTCTATGGTCAGCAGAATATG GGCACTGGGGAAGTCATTGGGTCTTCATTCTGCGAGATGGTATGAAGGAATTTACAAATGCTTAGATGTTTTTCCTCAAacacag GTACAAACAGGAACAGTAGATCTGCCTAGTACATTGTCTTCTTTCCTAACTATGGAAGAATTTCAAACAGATAG TCCTGAGGACAACATATCACCTAGTCCAGCGGACTTATCTATAGACCCTGATGAGGACATGGAAGCCCAACCAGAGGCCCTTTGGGAAGAAGATACAACTAGAAAAGACATCTTTGAAACCAGCAAACCTGAAATAGTTGTTAGTAATAAATTATTGGAGAGAAAAAGCAATGTGATCAATGACTTAGAACTGAGCGATAGTGAAGATCTAGGAGATGTTGTTGTCAGACAAGCACCAAAAAGTCATACTTTAAATAAAGACAGTAAAGATAATCGTACAGCGGATGATGAAAACAAGGAAGATTTAGGCCTTCTTGTATCTAGAGAAGAATTAGCATGTAACAATTGtgataaaatagataaaaagaatTTGAAGCAAGAAATTGTAAACTGTAAATCCTTCAAAAAATTGAAAGATATATTAAAACAGTTTGATGATTTGGATGAAAATGCTTCTCATttgaaaatgtgtaaaaataaGCTAAAAGAACTAAAGGAGgaatatttacttttgaaaagAAATGGTTTTATAGATAATCAATTTATTGAACAAGCCAAAGAGGAGTTGCTTAAGATGATAGAGTTATTTCAGGAAGATAAAATCCTGAAGGATGCACACAATGAACCATTTATTAAAGATGATAATGTTGATATTGCTGAGCAAGtcattaaaaaattatcaaatactgAAACAGTGACAAAATCAGAGCACAGAGATTTTAGTATTGAAGAGATATTTAAAAAACCATACAAAAACTTATTGAAATTAGTGGAAGATCAGGGAATCGATACTTCATCAAGGAAAAGACAGACAAAAGTTAAAAAGTGTTCTGTGAatgttaaaatcataaaaaaacaatatatggaagaatcaaagaagaaaaagaaaaaacaatttattaagcTAGCAGAAGAAGAAGTGATTGAATTGCTAAATTCTTTCTCctaa